The following proteins come from a genomic window of Streptomyces liliiviolaceus:
- a CDS encoding ROK family transcriptional regulator — translation MPSSSLAPPRPVRPGAVDSDRRRTSASAVLRSVLDHGPVARSTVARLTGLSPASVTDHCARLTSLGLIREAPGPRRSNGVGRPHVPVDLDGSRFVVGGVHVAVPYTTVALLNLRGRVVAERRLGHDGAAAEPARILAHAAAGLRALLADARGRTPLAVGFAAGGWVDRASGTVVEHPLLGWRDVPVREVLHARTGLPVHVDGHARALVNGERLFGAVAGEGLSLLHLFAGNVVDAAFATHDEVHHGPRSQAGSIAHLPLAGGTERCDCGRTGCLQAELSERTLCRRAREAGVIHGANPMHVLAAAAGGDADAVRLLLHRSRMTGRAVGLLLDVLNPDTVVVTEVGAIHREDCLAALREEVGPDRAAAVAPTSFPDSVLAVAGGSVALDVLYRDPLAVSPGRLRASSVP, via the coding sequence ATGCCCAGCTCCTCCCTCGCACCACCACGCCCCGTACGCCCCGGCGCCGTCGACAGCGACCGCCGCAGGACCAGCGCCAGCGCGGTGCTGCGGTCGGTCCTGGACCACGGCCCGGTGGCCCGCAGCACCGTCGCCCGGCTGACCGGCCTCTCCCCGGCCTCGGTCACCGACCACTGCGCCCGGCTCACCTCGCTCGGTCTGATCCGGGAGGCACCCGGACCGCGCCGGTCGAACGGGGTCGGCCGCCCCCACGTACCGGTCGACCTGGACGGCTCCCGGTTCGTCGTGGGCGGCGTGCACGTGGCGGTGCCGTACACCACGGTCGCCCTGCTGAACCTGCGCGGCCGGGTCGTGGCCGAGCGGCGGCTGGGTCATGACGGCGCCGCCGCCGAACCGGCCCGGATCCTCGCGCACGCCGCCGCCGGGCTGCGGGCCCTGCTGGCGGACGCCCGGGGCCGTACCCCCCTCGCCGTGGGCTTCGCGGCCGGCGGCTGGGTGGACCGGGCCTCCGGGACCGTCGTGGAGCATCCGCTGCTCGGCTGGCGGGACGTGCCCGTGCGCGAGGTGCTGCACGCGCGCACCGGCCTGCCGGTCCATGTGGACGGTCACGCGCGGGCGCTGGTCAACGGGGAGCGGCTGTTCGGGGCGGTGGCGGGCGAGGGACTGAGCCTGCTGCACCTCTTCGCGGGCAACGTCGTGGACGCCGCGTTCGCCACCCACGACGAGGTCCATCACGGTCCCCGTTCCCAGGCGGGCTCGATCGCCCATCTGCCGCTCGCGGGTGGCACGGAGCGCTGTGACTGCGGCCGGACGGGCTGCCTCCAGGCGGAGTTGAGCGAGCGGACCCTGTGCCGGCGGGCCCGGGAGGCGGGCGTCATCCACGGCGCGAACCCCATGCATGTGCTGGCCGCCGCGGCGGGCGGCGACGCGGACGCCGTACGGCTGCTGCTGCACCGTTCACGGATGACGGGGCGGGCCGTGGGGCTGCTGCTCGACGTGCTCAACCCGGACACGGTCGTCGTCACCGAGGTGGGCGCCATCCACCGGGAGGACTGCCTCGCCGCGCTGCGCGAAGAGGTCGGGCCCGACCGGGCGGCGGCCGTCGCACCGACCAGTTTCCCGGATTCGGTGCTGGCCGTGGCGGGCGGCTCGGTGGCCCTGGACGTGCTCTACCGGGATCCGCTCGCCGTGTCCCCGGGCAGACTCCGGGCCTCTTCGGTCCCCTAG
- a CDS encoding biotin transporter BioY has translation MTTAVAQTTPRQVLADLLPASRVRDIALVVGGAALTGLAAQIAVPVPGSPVPVTGQTFAALLVGTALGAGRGLASLALYAILGLAGLPWFAEGSSGATASFGYILGMLLAATAVGALARRGADRSVVRMAGAMLLGEAIIYAIGVPYLAVVADMTTAQAVAAGLTPFLIGDALKAALAMGVLPAVWKLVNRES, from the coding sequence ATGACCACCGCCGTCGCCCAGACAACCCCGCGCCAGGTCCTCGCCGACCTCCTCCCCGCCTCCCGCGTCAGGGACATCGCCCTCGTGGTCGGCGGCGCTGCGCTCACCGGCCTCGCCGCCCAGATCGCGGTCCCGGTCCCCGGCTCCCCGGTCCCGGTCACCGGCCAGACCTTCGCCGCCCTCCTCGTCGGCACGGCGCTCGGCGCAGGCCGCGGCCTCGCCTCCCTCGCCCTGTACGCGATACTCGGCCTCGCCGGTCTGCCGTGGTTCGCCGAGGGCTCCTCCGGTGCCACCGCCTCCTTCGGCTACATCCTCGGCATGCTGCTCGCCGCGACCGCCGTGGGCGCCCTCGCCCGCCGCGGCGCCGACCGCTCGGTGGTCCGCATGGCGGGCGCGATGCTGCTGGGCGAGGCGATCATCTACGCGATCGGCGTCCCGTACCTGGCCGTCGTCGCCGACATGACGACCGCCCAGGCCGTGGCGGCGGGCCTCACCCCGTTCCTCATCGGCGACGCCCTCAAGGCCGCCCTGGCGATGGGCGTGCTCCCGGCGGTCTGGAAGCTCGTCAACCGCGAGAGCTGA
- a CDS encoding LPXTG cell wall anchor domain-containing protein translates to MSSRRRTIATGSLLTASFSAVMVFSFSAGADDPGPMSDKGGKAVDEAPAGVKLTTSLPEKISVDNGSQETAITATVKNGGTKESGAIRLLVVGFDGLSVKSVKGCSEIAEKDLPEGSNSGFACAIDTLAAGKSKSYAVDATFDLKKEGKICLPVQDADGKKTFWQQGPVPFGANNPSPNAPATPLLLGTDNSPVTPGGDKAGDSSGDTSGGKSGGEELPRTGPAEQMLPLGAAGAALISAGVAGLWWTQRREGEGRSGS, encoded by the coding sequence ATGAGTTCTCGTCGTAGGACGATCGCCACGGGATCGCTGCTCACCGCATCTTTCTCGGCGGTGATGGTCTTTTCCTTCTCCGCCGGTGCGGACGACCCGGGACCGATGAGTGACAAGGGGGGAAAGGCCGTTGACGAAGCACCCGCGGGTGTCAAGCTGACGACCTCGCTGCCCGAGAAGATCAGCGTCGACAACGGTTCCCAGGAGACGGCGATCACCGCCACGGTGAAGAACGGGGGAACAAAGGAGAGCGGTGCGATTCGACTGCTCGTGGTCGGTTTCGACGGCCTCTCGGTCAAGAGCGTCAAGGGATGCTCGGAAATCGCCGAAAAGGATCTCCCCGAGGGATCGAACAGCGGCTTCGCCTGCGCCATCGACACTCTGGCCGCCGGCAAGTCGAAGTCGTACGCCGTGGACGCGACGTTCGATCTGAAGAAGGAGGGCAAGATCTGTCTGCCCGTCCAGGACGCCGACGGCAAGAAGACGTTCTGGCAGCAGGGCCCGGTCCCGTTCGGCGCCAACAACCCCTCACCGAACGCTCCGGCGACGCCTCTTCTGCTCGGCACCGACAACAGTCCCGTCACCCCGGGCGGCGACAAGGCCGGTGACTCCTCGGGCGACACCTCGGGCGGCAAGTCCGGGGGCGAGGAACTGCCCAGGACCGGTCCGGCCGAGCAGATGCTGCCGCTCGGCGCGGCGGGCGCCGCGCTCATCTCCGCGGGAGTGGCGGGCCTGTGGTGGACGCAGCGGCGCGAGGGCGAGGGGCGGAGCGGGTCCTGA
- a CDS encoding serine/threonine-protein kinase, with amino-acid sequence MGRVWRAADETLDRQVAVKEMRIDGMDQEDARTRRERTLREARATARIDHPNVVRVYDVVDEGERLWIVMELVDGRSLERVVAEDGPLSARATARIGLELVAALDQVHAGGVLHRDIKPGNVLIERRAGRVVLTDFGIAAIQNAEALTMVGMLVGSPDYMAPERVSGRPQGPPSDLWSLGATLCAALGGRSPFSRATTLATLHAVLYEEPEIPAAAGEGELRDVLTALLRKDPADRPALEELAALLGPAADGTKGTAALTATVTVPGGGEPAPETTPAPPEPEVEPHPEPGEAAATGPAPEAPESPPVEPSPAERPTPLYVRIPPPPPPPEPEPVEDAVPAGHTRTPEAPAPEPPPEVENTSSEAPAEGTPELPSEGATPGQAFRVPGVRPESQESPTPTQSELPRSQPQSPQSPQPSVAEPEENSELPTRPRAAPTPTPTPAPHPTAPPPTGDRPQALRGLRGLRGRKGLIAVVAVVVAGALAGLLIPMLGGSPGDKDKASPSSSSSPTVAGTARPPSLPAGSRTEAGLYAWVPPDGWDRVVQSGAEVHYTSPDRKQEILANASPARGDLMDQWKKTEETTSKGLDYRRIRLEETTFRGAPAVVWEYTVTAKGLPWHARLLGFDVEGTSYELTTWYHPDVGERALRVYEDIKKSFTPL; translated from the coding sequence ATGGGCCGGGTGTGGCGGGCCGCCGACGAAACGCTCGACCGGCAGGTCGCCGTCAAGGAGATGCGTATAGACGGCATGGACCAGGAGGACGCCAGGACCCGCCGCGAACGGACCCTGCGTGAGGCCAGGGCCACCGCCCGGATCGACCATCCCAATGTGGTGCGGGTGTACGACGTCGTGGACGAGGGCGAGCGCCTGTGGATCGTGATGGAGCTGGTCGACGGCCGCTCCCTCGAACGGGTCGTGGCGGAGGACGGGCCACTGAGTGCGCGCGCCACGGCCCGGATCGGGCTCGAACTGGTGGCGGCGCTCGACCAGGTGCACGCGGGCGGTGTCCTGCACCGGGACATCAAACCGGGCAACGTCCTGATCGAACGGCGGGCCGGCCGGGTCGTCCTCACCGACTTCGGCATCGCCGCCATCCAGAACGCGGAAGCCCTCACGATGGTCGGCATGCTGGTCGGCTCCCCCGACTACATGGCGCCCGAGCGCGTCTCCGGCCGCCCGCAGGGCCCGCCGTCCGACCTCTGGTCCCTGGGCGCCACCCTCTGCGCGGCGCTGGGCGGCCGCTCCCCGTTCTCCCGCGCGACGACCCTCGCGACGCTGCACGCGGTGCTGTACGAGGAGCCGGAGATCCCGGCCGCGGCGGGGGAGGGGGAGTTGCGGGACGTACTCACGGCCCTGCTCAGGAAGGACCCCGCGGACCGTCCCGCGCTGGAGGAACTGGCCGCGCTCCTCGGCCCGGCCGCGGACGGCACGAAGGGGACGGCGGCGCTCACGGCCACGGTCACGGTCCCCGGCGGCGGGGAGCCGGCTCCGGAGACCACCCCGGCGCCCCCGGAGCCGGAGGTCGAGCCCCATCCGGAGCCCGGGGAAGCGGCGGCCACCGGCCCCGCTCCGGAGGCCCCCGAGTCCCCACCGGTCGAACCCTCGCCGGCCGAGCGCCCGACCCCCCTGTACGTACGCATCCCGCCCCCGCCCCCGCCCCCGGAGCCGGAGCCGGTGGAGGACGCCGTACCGGCCGGGCACACCCGCACTCCCGAGGCACCCGCCCCCGAACCACCCCCCGAGGTGGAGAACACGTCCTCGGAAGCCCCTGCCGAGGGCACCCCCGAGCTCCCGTCCGAGGGCGCGACACCCGGGCAGGCGTTCCGCGTGCCCGGCGTCCGGCCGGAGAGCCAGGAGTCACCGACACCGACACAGTCAGAACTGCCGCGGTCGCAGCCGCAGTCGCCGCAGTCACCGCAGCCGTCGGTGGCGGAGCCGGAGGAGAACTCCGAGCTGCCCACGAGGCCCAGGGCCGCCCCGACGCCGACCCCAACCCCGGCCCCGCACCCGACCGCACCACCGCCCACCGGAGACCGGCCCCAAGCCCTCCGCGGTCTCCGTGGCCTCCGCGGACGAAAGGGCCTGATCGCCGTCGTGGCCGTGGTCGTCGCCGGGGCACTCGCCGGCCTGCTCATCCCGATGCTCGGCGGCTCACCCGGCGACAAGGACAAGGCGTCCCCCTCCTCGTCGTCGTCCCCCACCGTCGCGGGCACCGCCCGCCCGCCGAGCCTCCCGGCGGGCTCCCGCACGGAGGCGGGTCTGTACGCCTGGGTGCCGCCCGACGGCTGGGACCGGGTCGTGCAGAGCGGCGCCGAGGTCCACTACACCTCACCGGACCGCAAGCAGGAGATCCTCGCCAACGCCTCCCCGGCCCGCGGCGATCTCATGGATCAGTGGAAGAAGACGGAGGAGACCACGAGCAAGGGACTCGACTACCGGCGGATCCGGCTGGAGGAGACCACGTTCCGGGGGGCGCCCGCCGTCGTCTGGGAGTACACGGTCACGGCCAAGGGACTGCCCTGGCACGCCCGGCTGCTCGGCTTCGACGTCGAGGGCACGTCGTACGAGCTCACCACCTGGTACCACCCGGACGTGGGGGAACGGGCCCTGCGCGTCTACGAGGACATCAAGAAGAGCTTCACGCCCCTGTGA
- a CDS encoding amino acid permease yields MTSQPTLTKAGNGPEGPGEPDGGLQAGLKNRHLSMIAIGGVIGAGLFVGSSSGIATAGPGILLSYALVGTMVVLVMRMLGEMSAANPTSGSFSAHADRALGRWAGFSIGWLYWFFWVVVLAIEATAGAVILESWIPAVPQWGWALIVMLVLTATNLGSVGSYGEFEFWFAGIKVVAIGAFIVIGGLAVFGILPGADTDGAGLGNLTEHGGFLPHGPGSILTGILLVVFSFMGSEIATLAAGESENPQRAVTKSTNSVIWRIGVFYLGSIFVVVTLLPWDSESIQKDGSYVAALNSLGIANAGEIMKFIVLTSVLSCLNSGLYTASRMAFSLGRRGDAPKSFARTTARGVPMPAILASVAFGFVAVFFNYEFPDSVFLFLVNSSGAVALFVWLVICLSQLRMRKIIERETPEKLVVRMWLYPYLTWATIALIVFVLGYMLTDTEHDGRKTVLLSLLVAAVVVGISLVLEKVRRGKDGGPRESSDAADTEQV; encoded by the coding sequence ATGACCTCGCAGCCGACCCTGACGAAGGCCGGTAACGGCCCGGAAGGCCCCGGAGAACCCGACGGCGGACTCCAGGCCGGGCTCAAGAACCGGCATCTGTCGATGATCGCGATCGGCGGAGTCATCGGCGCCGGCCTCTTCGTCGGCTCCAGCTCCGGTATCGCCACCGCGGGCCCCGGCATCCTCCTCTCGTACGCCCTCGTCGGGACCATGGTCGTCCTCGTGATGCGGATGCTCGGCGAGATGTCCGCCGCGAATCCGACCTCGGGCTCGTTCTCCGCGCACGCCGACCGGGCGCTCGGCCGCTGGGCGGGCTTCTCGATCGGCTGGCTCTACTGGTTCTTCTGGGTCGTCGTGCTCGCGATCGAGGCCACCGCGGGCGCGGTGATCCTGGAGAGCTGGATCCCGGCCGTACCGCAGTGGGGCTGGGCGCTGATCGTCATGCTCGTGCTGACCGCGACGAACCTCGGCTCCGTCGGCTCGTACGGCGAGTTCGAGTTCTGGTTCGCCGGGATCAAGGTCGTCGCCATCGGCGCCTTCATCGTCATCGGCGGGCTCGCGGTCTTCGGCATCCTGCCGGGTGCCGACACCGACGGCGCCGGGCTCGGGAACCTCACGGAGCACGGCGGCTTCCTGCCGCACGGACCCGGCTCGATCCTCACCGGCATCCTGCTCGTCGTCTTCTCCTTCATGGGCAGCGAGATCGCGACCCTCGCGGCCGGCGAGTCCGAGAACCCGCAGCGCGCCGTCACCAAGTCCACCAACAGCGTCATCTGGCGGATCGGCGTCTTCTACCTCGGCTCGATCTTCGTCGTCGTCACGCTGCTGCCGTGGGACTCCGAGTCCATCCAGAAGGACGGTTCGTACGTCGCCGCCCTGAACTCCCTCGGTATCGCCAACGCCGGCGAGATCATGAAGTTCATCGTGCTGACGTCCGTCCTGTCCTGTCTCAACTCGGGCCTCTACACGGCCTCCCGCATGGCCTTCTCGCTCGGCCGGCGCGGTGACGCGCCCAAGTCCTTCGCCCGCACCACGGCCCGGGGCGTGCCGATGCCCGCGATCCTCGCGTCGGTCGCCTTCGGCTTCGTCGCCGTGTTCTTCAACTACGAGTTCCCCGACTCGGTCTTCCTCTTCCTCGTCAACTCCTCCGGTGCGGTCGCCCTGTTCGTCTGGCTCGTCATCTGCCTCTCGCAGCTGCGCATGCGGAAGATCATCGAGCGCGAGACGCCGGAGAAGCTGGTCGTCCGGATGTGGCTGTACCCGTACCTGACGTGGGCGACGATCGCGCTGATCGTCTTCGTCCTCGGCTACATGCTCACCGACACCGAGCACGACGGCCGCAAGACCGTGCTGCTGTCGCTGCTGGTGGCCGCCGTGGTCGTCGGCATCTCGCTGGTACTGGAGAAGGTGCGGCGCGGGAAGGACGGCGGGCCGCGGGAGTCGTCGGACGCGGCCGACACCGAGCAGGTCTAG
- a CDS encoding ribose-5-phosphate isomerase: MRVYLGSDHAGFELKNHLVEWLKSAGHEPVDCGPLIYDAQDDYPPFCLRAAERAAADPEGLGIVIGGSGNGEQIAANKVAGVRAALAWSVETAALGRQHNDANVVAVGARMHSEEEATKFVETFLNTPFSGDERHIRRIDMLASYEKTGDLPAIPAHHPQG; encoded by the coding sequence ATGCGCGTGTACCTCGGTTCCGACCATGCCGGTTTCGAACTCAAGAACCACCTCGTCGAGTGGCTCAAGTCAGCCGGGCACGAGCCCGTCGACTGCGGGCCCCTCATCTATGACGCCCAGGACGACTACCCGCCGTTCTGCCTGCGCGCCGCCGAGCGTGCCGCGGCCGACCCCGAGGGTCTGGGCATCGTGATCGGTGGGTCCGGGAACGGCGAGCAGATCGCCGCCAACAAGGTCGCGGGGGTGCGGGCGGCTCTCGCGTGGAGCGTGGAGACCGCGGCGCTCGGGCGTCAGCACAATGACGCCAACGTGGTGGCCGTCGGGGCGCGGATGCACTCCGAGGAGGAGGCGACGAAGTTCGTCGAGACCTTCCTGAACACGCCGTTCTCGGGCGACGAGCGGCACATCCGCCGGATCGACATGCTGGCGTCGTACGAGAAGACCGGGGACCTCCCCGCGATCCCGGCCCACCACCCGCAGGGCTAG
- a CDS encoding Fpg/Nei family DNA glycosylase: MPEGHTIHRLAEDYLGGFGGRKAHVTSPQGKFTDAAALLDGTALTTAEAHGKHLFLRFETDDWIHIHLGLFGKVTFGGAPALPPTDTVRLRLRNDTAYVDLRGPTTCTLITDTEKQAVHDRLGPDPLREDAEPERAYARISRSRTTIAALLMDQKVIAGVGNVYRAEVLFRHGIDPYRTGRDITRAEWDAMWADLVALMREGVRNNRIDTVRPEHEPEAMGRPPRKDDHGGEVYVYRRATLPCLVCGGEIRTAGLAARNLFWCPVCQEN; this comes from the coding sequence GTGCCGGAGGGGCACACCATCCATCGGCTGGCCGAGGACTACCTCGGCGGATTCGGCGGCCGCAAGGCCCACGTGACCAGCCCCCAGGGCAAGTTCACGGACGCCGCCGCCCTCCTCGACGGCACGGCCCTCACCACCGCCGAGGCCCACGGCAAGCACCTCTTCCTCCGCTTCGAGACGGACGACTGGATCCACATCCACCTCGGCCTCTTCGGCAAGGTCACCTTCGGCGGCGCCCCCGCGCTCCCGCCGACCGACACGGTCCGTCTGAGGCTCCGGAACGACACCGCGTACGTGGACCTCCGCGGCCCCACCACCTGCACCCTCATCACGGACACGGAGAAGCAGGCGGTGCACGACCGCCTGGGCCCCGACCCGCTGCGCGAGGACGCCGAACCGGAGCGGGCGTACGCGCGGATCTCCCGCAGCCGTACGACGATCGCCGCCCTGCTGATGGACCAGAAGGTCATCGCGGGCGTCGGGAACGTCTACCGCGCGGAGGTCCTCTTCCGGCACGGCATCGACCCGTACCGGACGGGCCGGGACATCACGCGCGCCGAGTGGGACGCGATGTGGGCGGACCTGGTGGCCCTCATGCGCGAGGGGGTCCGCAACAACCGCATCGACACGGTCCGGCCGGAGCACGAGCCGGAGGCGATGGGCCGCCCGCCGCGCAAGGACGACCACGGCGGCGAGGTCTACGTGTACCGCAGGGCCACCCTGCCCTGCCTCGTCTGTGGCGGCGAGATCCGCACCGCCGGTCTCGCCGCCCGCAACCTCTTCTGGTGCCCGGTCTGCCAGGAGAACTGA
- a CDS encoding glycoside hydrolase family 64 protein, producing the protein MFSPRKLTASLAVAAALGAVAVVVGPADRASAVPDTIPLTLKNTSGSGEQVYVYVIGTELASGKQGYADESGVFHAWPAGGAPPVPAPDASFAGPADGASKTVQLPKFSGRVYFSYGQKLDFRLADGGLVQPAVQNASDPNHDILFNWTEYTLNDSGLWLNSTQVDMFSAPYSVGLTAGDGSTKETGKLKAGGYQSVVNGLKEQGGGWEKLVETRGDGTPLRVLAPGHAIGSGAIPADVLDDYIDRVWTKYASDTLTVTPFKDQPDTKFFGKVNGDKMDFTDGTGAVVTSFEKPDSDSVFGCYNKLDAPNDQVRGPISRTLCAAYNRSTLLTNSEQPDADASGFYQDGVSNHYARLVHDQMQNGQAYAFAFDDVGNHESLVHDGDPKDATISLDPFD; encoded by the coding sequence CTGTTCTCCCCCCGCAAGCTGACGGCTTCCCTGGCCGTCGCGGCCGCGCTCGGCGCCGTCGCCGTCGTCGTAGGCCCCGCCGACCGGGCCTCGGCCGTCCCGGACACCATCCCGCTCACCCTGAAGAACACCTCGGGCAGCGGCGAGCAGGTGTACGTGTACGTGATCGGCACCGAACTCGCCTCGGGCAAGCAGGGGTACGCCGACGAGTCCGGCGTCTTCCACGCCTGGCCGGCCGGCGGCGCCCCGCCGGTCCCGGCGCCGGACGCCTCGTTCGCCGGCCCGGCCGACGGCGCGTCCAAGACCGTCCAGCTCCCGAAGTTCTCCGGCCGGGTCTACTTCTCGTACGGCCAGAAGCTGGACTTCCGGCTCGCCGACGGCGGACTCGTGCAGCCCGCCGTGCAGAACGCCTCCGACCCCAACCACGACATCCTGTTCAACTGGACCGAGTACACGCTCAACGACTCCGGTCTGTGGCTGAACTCCACCCAGGTCGACATGTTCTCCGCGCCGTACTCGGTGGGCCTCACCGCCGGTGACGGCTCCACCAAGGAGACCGGCAAGCTCAAGGCGGGCGGCTACCAGTCCGTGGTGAACGGGCTGAAGGAGCAGGGCGGCGGCTGGGAGAAACTGGTCGAGACCCGCGGCGACGGAACCCCGCTGCGGGTGCTCGCCCCCGGCCACGCCATCGGCTCGGGCGCCATCCCGGCCGACGTGCTGGACGACTACATCGACCGGGTCTGGACGAAGTACGCGAGCGACACGCTCACGGTGACACCGTTCAAGGACCAGCCCGACACGAAGTTCTTCGGCAAGGTCAACGGCGACAAGATGGACTTCACCGACGGCACGGGCGCCGTCGTGACGTCCTTCGAGAAGCCCGACTCCGACTCCGTGTTCGGCTGCTACAACAAGCTGGACGCCCCCAACGACCAGGTGCGCGGCCCCATTTCGCGGACCCTGTGCGCCGCGTACAACCGCTCGACCCTGCTCACCAACTCCGAGCAGCCCGACGCCGACGCGTCCGGTTTCTACCAGGACGGCGTCAGCAACCACTACGCCCGGCTGGTGCACGACCAGATGCAGAACGGGCAGGCGTACGCCTTCGCCTTCGACGACGTCGGCAACCACGAGTCGCTGGTGCACGACGGCGACCCGAAGGACGCGACCATCTCCCTCGACCCGTTCGACTGA
- a CDS encoding chitinase produces the protein MHRRILGLLTATGAAAALCTLTLAPTASAQKAGADTSAAAFVVSEAQFNDMFPGRNSFYTYSGLTAALDAYPGFSNTGSDTVKKQEAAAFLANVSHETGGLQYVVEQNTANYPHYCDTSQPYGCPAGNDKYYGRGPVQLSWNFNYKAAGDALGIDLLNNPDLVQNDAAVAWKTGLWYWNTQTGPGTMTPHDAMVNGAGFGETIRSINGSLECNGGNPGQVQSRIDNYQRFTQLLGVEPGGNLSC, from the coding sequence GTGCACCGACGCATCCTCGGGCTGCTGACCGCCACCGGCGCGGCCGCCGCCCTCTGCACGCTCACGCTCGCCCCGACGGCCTCCGCGCAGAAGGCCGGCGCGGACACCTCCGCCGCCGCGTTCGTCGTCAGCGAGGCCCAGTTCAACGACATGTTCCCGGGCCGGAACTCGTTCTACACGTACAGCGGTCTGACCGCCGCGCTCGACGCCTACCCCGGCTTCAGCAACACGGGCAGCGACACGGTCAAGAAGCAGGAGGCGGCGGCCTTCCTCGCCAACGTCAGCCACGAGACCGGCGGCCTGCAGTACGTGGTGGAGCAGAACACCGCCAACTACCCGCACTACTGCGACACCAGCCAGCCCTACGGCTGCCCGGCAGGCAACGACAAGTACTACGGCCGCGGGCCCGTCCAGCTCAGCTGGAACTTCAACTACAAGGCCGCGGGCGACGCGCTCGGCATCGACCTGCTCAACAACCCCGACCTCGTGCAGAACGACGCGGCCGTCGCCTGGAAGACCGGCCTCTGGTACTGGAACACCCAGACCGGCCCGGGCACGATGACGCCGCACGACGCCATGGTCAACGGCGCCGGGTTCGGCGAGACCATCCGGTCGATCAACGGCAGTCTGGAGTGCAACGGGGGCAACCCGGGCCAGGTCCAGAGCCGTATCGACAACTACCAGCGCTTCACCCAGCTGCTCGGTGTCGAGCCCGGCGGCAACCTCAGCTGCTGA
- a CDS encoding lytic polysaccharide monooxygenase auxiliary activity family 9 protein — MHASRKTAALIGAVLAPVVAVSLPAGSASAHGYISDPPSRQAQCAAGTVSCGDITYEPQSVEGPKGLTSCSGGNSRFSDLDDDSKGWTVTPVQKNTTFSWKLTARHSTSTWEYYVGGQRIALFDDGGAQPGAVVNHQVDFGGLSGKQKVLAVWNVADTDNAFYACIDVNVGG, encoded by the coding sequence ATGCACGCCAGCAGGAAGACGGCTGCCCTCATAGGCGCCGTACTCGCCCCCGTCGTCGCCGTGAGCCTCCCCGCCGGGTCGGCGAGCGCCCACGGCTACATCTCCGACCCGCCCAGCCGTCAGGCGCAGTGCGCCGCGGGCACGGTGTCCTGCGGGGACATCACCTACGAGCCGCAGAGCGTCGAGGGCCCCAAGGGGCTGACCAGCTGCAGCGGCGGCAACAGCCGCTTCTCGGACCTGGACGACGACAGCAAGGGCTGGACCGTCACGCCGGTGCAGAAGAACACGACGTTCTCCTGGAAGCTCACGGCGCGGCACTCGACCAGCACCTGGGAGTACTACGTCGGCGGGCAGCGGATCGCCCTGTTCGACGACGGCGGCGCGCAGCCGGGCGCCGTGGTGAACCACCAGGTCGACTTCGGCGGCCTCAGCGGCAAGCAGAAGGTCCTGGCCGTCTGGAACGTGGCGGACACGGACAACGCCTTCTACGCCTGCATCGACGTCAACGTCGGCGGCTGA